GAGGCGGCGCCCTGGGCCGACCTGGGCGTCGGCATGGAAGGTGGCGTGGCGCTGGAGGAGGGGGCGGACGGGGAGGAGCCATGGCTGATCAACTGGTGCGCCGTCGCCGACCGCCGGGGCGGTCTCAGCCGCGGGCGGGGGCTGGCCATGCCGCTGCCCCGCCGCTTCCTGGAAGCGCTCCGCGCCGGGCGGACGCTGGGCGAGCTGATGCAGGAGGAGAGCGGCCAGGCGGAGATCAACGCCGGCGACGGGGCCGTCGGCTGGTTCACCCGCGGCCTGGTCGACCGGCGCCACCTCTGGCGCGACGCCCTGGCCGCCGCCCTGGCGCCGCGCATGGAGAGCCTTCTGGGCGAGCCCGGTGGTGGGCCCAGGAAGCGGGCCCTATAATAGTGAGCGTGGTCACAAGCGGATTCGGGGGCGACGCCCGGGTCGGGGCCGGCGTGGGGTCCGGGCGGAGGGCTCCCGGTTTCGCCACCGCGCGGTGGGGAGAGGAGCGATCCCTTTGCCGGAACCTGCGCACGTGGACATCCTGTTCTTCTTCCTGGGCGGGCTCGCCTTCCCGCTGCTCATGATCTACCTCTCGCTCCTGCTCCGGCGCGACCACCCGGAGCGGCGGAAGCAGATGCCCTACGAGTCCGGTATCCGTCCCTTCGGCGACGCGCGCGTGCAGGTGCACGTCGCCTATTACGTCATCGCCCTGATGTTCGTCGTCTTCGACGTGGAGACGGTCTTTCTCTACCCGTGGGGCGTCGCCTTCCATGCCGTCGGACCGGCCTTCGCGCTGGTGGAGGGGCTGGTCTTCATCGCCATGCTGGTGATCGGCCTCGTCTACGCCTGGCGAAAGAAGGTGCTGACGTGGGAGTGAACGACCAGCAGCAACCCGGCGGAGCGCCGCAGGAGCCGGAGCGGCCCGCGGCGCCCGAGCAGGTCTCGCCGGAGGCCTCGGTCACCCGTCCGGAGCCGCAGGCGGGGCCCGATGGTACGGGCGGGGAGGGTGCGGCGGCCGGCGAGCCGGCTGCTGCGCGTCCGCAGCCGGCTCCGCGCGGCCGGCCCGCCGGCCCGCTGCGGCCGCGCAACGAGAAGCCGGTAACCCCCACCGGCGAGCGCAAGCCGCCGGTGCGCGTCCAGCTGCTGGACGAGCTGGGGCGCTTCGGGGCGGAGGAGGTCGGCTTCCAGGACGCCGAGATCCTTCCCGGCGTCTGGCGCCATGCCCCCGGCATCCTGACCACCAGCCTGCAGACGCTGGTCAACTGGGGGCGCCAGAACTCGCTCTGGTACATGCTCTTCGCCACCGCCTGCTGCGGCATCGAGCTGATGGCCTTCGGCGCCTCGCGCTTCGACGCCGACCGCCACGGCATGGTTCCCTGGGGGTCGCCGCGGCAGTCGGACGTGATGATCATCGCCGGCACCATCACCGAGAAGATGGCGGAGCCGACGGTGCGGCTCTACGAACAGATGGCCGAGCCGCGCTACGTCATCTCCATGGGCGTCTGCGCCACCAATGGCGGGCCGTTCTGGCAGGGGTACAACGTGGTGGACGGCGTCGACAAGCTGATCCCGGTGGACGTCTACGTGCCGGGCTGCCCGCCGCGGCCGGAGGCGCTGCTTCACG
This genomic window from Bacillota bacterium contains:
- a CDS encoding NADH-quinone oxidoreductase subunit B yields the protein MLPGVWRHAPGILTTSLQTLVNWGRQNSLWYMLFATACCGIELMAFGASRFDADRHGMVPWGSPRQSDVMIIAGTITEKMAEPTVRLYEQMAEPRYVISMGVCATNGGPFWQGYNVVDGVDKLIPVDVYVPGCPPRPEALLHAIYRLREKIARAGLDRARIREARGAEAARTLSGTQG
- a CDS encoding NADH-quinone oxidoreductase subunit A, which gives rise to MIYLSLLLRRDHPERRKQMPYESGIRPFGDARVQVHVAYYVIALMFVVFDVETVFLYPWGVAFHAVGPAFALVEGLVFIAMLVIGLVYAWRKKVLTWE